TGGATCGCGATGGAGCGAGGGAAAGACACCTCAATGACTGTTTCATGCGACGCTCCCTTCCTGCCAGCGCAACTGCCAGTTGTGGAGAGCGTTTATGGTCACGAGAATGCCCAGGGATGCCAGCAGCATGATCGCTGCAATGACGGCCGCCCCGTGATAGTCGTACTGCTCAAGCTTGATGACGATGAGGAGTGGTGCAATCTCTGTGCGATGGGGAAGGTTGCCTGCGATGAAGATGATGGAGCCATACTCACCCACCGCCCGGGCAAACGCCAGAGACATGCCCGTGAGCAGCGCCGGTCGCAGAGAAGGAAAAGTCACCCGCCAGAATGTCACAATCGGTCCGGCGCCCAGGCTTGCCGCGGCCTCTTCCCAGTCCGAAGGAAGATCGGCAATGGCAGGTTGAAGGGTTCTCACCACGAATGGCAACCCAATATAGATCATGGCGATTAGAATTCCCCAGCGCGTGTAGGCCAGGGAAAAGCCCCACTGCTCCGTGATCGCTCCCAGCCATGAGCCGGGAGCGAAAAGGGTTGTCAGGGCGATTCCAGAAACGGCTGTGGGCAGGGCAAAGGGTAAATCAACGAGTGCATCGAGGAAGCCTCGGCCGGGGAATGTATATCGTACAAGAACCCACGCGACGACAAACCCGAGCACCGCGTCCACCATCGCGGCGGCCAGGGCAGAGCCAAGGCTCAGACGGATGGCCGACCAAACCCGCGGTTCCCACAGGGTGCTCCAGCCGGTTCCGCTGGTCAGAAACGTCGTGAAGGCCGCCAGGGGCAGGATGACCATCGCGCCGAGGTAGCTCACGGTGATCCCCAGCGTGAGGCCAAAGCCCGGCAACGTCGGATGTCTCTCCCGTACTCTAAAAGGCACCAAAAATCTCCTCCACCAAATCAGTGCGAAACCGAGGTTTGCGCTTCCATAATGCGGTCGAATGTACCACCGTCGTCGAAGTGTTCCTTTTGGGCCTTTGCCCAGCCCCCAAACACGTCGTCCACGGTGAACATCTCCACGGGGCGAAAGACGTCTGCAAATTCTTGGGCTACCGTGGGATCCACCGGCCGATAGTAGTGACGCCCAATGATCCGCTGGGCCTCGGGCGTGTAGAGGAATTGCAAATAGGCCTCCGCCACGGCACGCGTTCCCCTCCTGTCCACAACGCCATCGACAACGGCCACGGGGGGCTCGGCAAGAATGGTCACGGAAGGCACCACCAGTTCGACGTTTTCCCCACCCACTTCCCGGGTGGCCAGGAGGGCCTCGTTTTCCCAGGCGATGAGCACGTCGCCAATTCCCCGCTGAATGAAGGTGTTGGTGGCCCCGCGTGCCCCCGTGTCCATCACCTTCACCCGCGAGAAAATCGCCCGCACAAACTCAAACGCCTTTTCCTGGGCCTTTTGGACCTCGGGAGACGAGGCGTTTTTCACTTTGGAGAGATCCCCTAACTCGCGTTTGAGGGCATATCCCCAGGCTGCCAGATAATTCCATCGTGCCCCGCCGGAAGTCTTTGGATTGGGAGTCACCACGTCGACGTCGGGCCTGGTGAGGTCCTCCCAATCCTGGATGTTTTTGGGATTACCTTTTCGGACAAGGAAAACAATGGTGGAGACGTACGGGCAACTGCGATGGGGCAAACGCTCCTGCCAATTCGCGGCGATGAGGCCCGTTCGGGCAGCGATGACGTCGATATCGTATGCGAGGGCCAGGGTCACCACGTCAGCCTGGAGGCCGTCGATCACCGCTCGTGCCTGCTTTCCGGAACCACCGTGGGACTGACGGATCTCGACCTGCTGACCAGTTTTGGCCAGCCAATATTGGGCAAATGAAGCGTTGATCTCTCTGTAAAGCTCTCGAGTAGGGTCGTAAGAGACGTTAAGCAGCACGAGGCGGGAGTCTGACCTGCCGCACCCGCTCACCGTTGCTGCGGCGCAAAGGGCCACCAGCGCGAAGGCCGCCAGGCATGCTCTCCAGTGGATAGGAAAACGCAGCTTTGCATTTGTCGTGGTGGGCATGAGTGGTGAAACTCCACGTTGGACGGCGTTGTCATTTGAGATTGGCCAATCGCCACGCGCGGTGAACCGACAGCCGACGGCGATTCCGCACATGCGCGGGCCGTAGGCCAAAGGTGAAGGCGTCACGCACGATCCATGCCAGTGGCGAATAGCGCGTCGCAAGTGACGCCTTAGTAAGGAGATATGACTTTACTATATCTTTGGCCGGGTTTTCAGGGTCAATCAATCCGTGAAATATAACGGGGTGGACTGGATTCGAAGGCGCAGAACCGTTACATTTAACGGAAAATCTCTGCCATTGTTCTTCGACGAAGAATCAACGCGAAATATCCTCGCCGCTTGTTCAAAACCGTTAAATATCACGGAAATCTCGCGCAGGGGTTGGCAAATACTGCTTATGATGGATGAGAACACGCTCCTTGTTGAAGTCTGGCGGGAAGCCTGCCGCCATATCGAGATCGCCGAATCGGTGGCGGGAATCGCGACAGTCCTCAAAAACCGCATCCCGTTTCAGGTCATGGTGGTCCGCCGGTTGAAACCGTCCGACTCGGTTCTTGAGACCGTCGCCGTCGCGCCGACCGTTCCCCCGTGGTTGGGGCAGAGAGTAACCCCCCTTTCGCGTGCTGCACTCTCCCGTCTTATGCAGTGGTGTTTAGGGCGGGACGTGTTGAAAATGCCGCCCAATCGGCCAGATCTTTGCGGCGTGGATTTGGAAAGCTTGCTTGGGAACGCTCCCGCGGCTGTCCTGGTCGGCGGCTTGGTCTCGGACGGGAAGGCGACGGGGATTGCGTTGCTGGTGGAAAGAGAAGATGGGCCACCGTTTACGACCTCTCACGTTCAACTCTTTCACGAGGTTCTGGAGCCGTTGGCCGTCAGCCTGGAGAACGATGCCCGAGTCCGCGAGTTGGCCGTCCTTCGCGAAGCCGCCGAAGCCGAGCGGCAGTCCCTTCTGGCGCGTCTGGGTCGAAAGTCGCTGGGCGACACCATTGTGGGAGCAGACGGTGGCCTCAAGCACGTCATGGAACGCGTGGAATTGGTGGCTCGATCGGATGTGCCGGTGCTTTTGCTGGGAGAAACGGGTACCGGAAAGGAGCTTATCGCGCGGACGATCCATCTTCGCTCTCCTCGGGCGAAGGCGCCCTTTCTTCGCGTAAATTGCGGCGCGATCCCTCCCGAACTGGTGGACTCCCAGCTCTTCGGTCACGAAAAGGGAAGTTTCACGGGGGCGGTGGAAACGCATCAGGGGTGGTTTGAGAGGGCGGATGGAGGCAC
This is a stretch of genomic DNA from Thermogutta terrifontis. It encodes these proteins:
- the cysT gene encoding sulfate ABC transporter permease subunit CysT; protein product: MPFRVRERHPTLPGFGLTLGITVSYLGAMVILPLAAFTTFLTSGTGWSTLWEPRVWSAIRLSLGSALAAAMVDAVLGFVVAWVLVRYTFPGRGFLDALVDLPFALPTAVSGIALTTLFAPGSWLGAITEQWGFSLAYTRWGILIAMIYIGLPFVVRTLQPAIADLPSDWEEAAASLGAGPIVTFWRVTFPSLRPALLTGMSLAFARAVGEYGSIIFIAGNLPHRTEIAPLLIVIKLEQYDYHGAAVIAAIMLLASLGILVTINALHNWQLRWQEGSVA
- a CDS encoding sulfate ABC transporter substrate-binding protein gives rise to the protein MPTTTNAKLRFPIHWRACLAAFALVALCAAATVSGCGRSDSRLVLLNVSYDPTRELYREINASFAQYWLAKTGQQVEIRQSHGGSGKQARAVIDGLQADVVTLALAYDIDVIAARTGLIAANWQERLPHRSCPYVSTIVFLVRKGNPKNIQDWEDLTRPDVDVVTPNPKTSGGARWNYLAAWGYALKRELGDLSKVKNASSPEVQKAQEKAFEFVRAIFSRVKVMDTGARGATNTFIQRGIGDVLIAWENEALLATREVGGENVELVVPSVTILAEPPVAVVDGVVDRRGTRAVAEAYLQFLYTPEAQRIIGRHYYRPVDPTVAQEFADVFRPVEMFTVDDVFGGWAKAQKEHFDDGGTFDRIMEAQTSVSH
- a CDS encoding sigma-54 interaction domain-containing protein, with translation MMDENTLLVEVWREACRHIEIAESVAGIATVLKNRIPFQVMVVRRLKPSDSVLETVAVAPTVPPWLGQRVTPLSRAALSRLMQWCLGRDVLKMPPNRPDLCGVDLESLLGNAPAAVLVGGLVSDGKATGIALLVEREDGPPFTTSHVQLFHEVLEPLAVSLENDARVRELAVLREAAEAERQSLLARLGRKSLGDTIVGADGGLKHVMERVELVARSDVPVLLLGETGTGKELIARTIHLRSPRAKAPFLRVNCGAIPPELVDSQLFGHEKGSFTGAVETHQGWFERADGGTLFLDEIGELPLDAQVRLLQVLQDGTFERVGGRHPITVDVRIIAATHRNLQEMVRAGRFREDLWYRLAVFPIFLPPLRDRPEDIPALARHFAERAAVRFNLPLQLPTEEDIRLLMSYDWPGNIRELAAVIDRAAILGDGRGLQVAKALGIGTSPGATDHQKENFQDEAFPTLEEVNRRHIEEALRRCAGRIEGPKGAAALLGINPHTLRSRMRKLGIRWQVYRRKSGA